ACAACAACACGAAGATGTTGTCCGACTCCAAGGTGGTCTCTCAGAACGAGGTGCTGCTGCTCCAGGCCAAGCTGGCGAAGGCCCAGGCGAAGGCGAGCCTGGCGAGGGCCGAATTGAACTTCACCAACGTCCGGGCGCCGTTCGACGGGATCATCGACCGCCTGCATGAGCAGCTCGGCAGCCTGATCAAGGAGGGCGACATCCTCACGACCCTGTCCGACAACAGCGTGATGTGGGTGTACTTCAACGTGCCCGAAGCCCAGTACCTCGACTACATGGCCGCCCTGAATCAGCACCGGGAGGATCCGAAGCTCGAGCTGATGCTGGCGGGCGACCGGAAGTTCCCCCAAGTCGGCAAGATCGGCGCGATCGAGGCGAAATTCAACAACGAGACCGGGAACATCGCCTTCCGCGCCGACTTCCCGAACCCGGACCGCCTGCTGCGTCACGGCCAGACCGGCACCGTCCTGCTCAGCCGCGTGTCGAAGGACGTCACCGTCATCCCCCAGCGGGCCACCTTCGAGATCCTGGCGAAGCGCTACGTCTACGTGGTCGGCGAGGACGGCAAGGCGCACCAGCGCGAGATCTCGATCCAGAACGAAATGGACGACATCTTCGTCGTCAACAAGGGCGTCAAGGCGGGGGAGAAGATCGTCCTCGAGGGGATCCGGCAGGTCCACGACGGCGAAGAGGTCCACTACGAATTCAACCCGCCCGAGCTGGTCATGGCTAACCTCAAGAACCGGGCGGAATGACCTCCTTTCCCGGGTAGACGAGCCAGGACGGACCCGATTTTCGGTACGGACCCAAACCCGACCCTCCGAGTGCCATGTTCGCAAAAATCCTGCATCGACCGGCGCTGGCGATCGTGATCTCGATCATCATCCTCTTCCTGGGGGGGCTGTCGATCAAGACGCTGCCGATCTCCCAGTTCCCCTCGGTCGCGCCCCCCAGCGTGGTGGTCACGGTCGCCTATCCC
The DNA window shown above is from Paludisphaera mucosa and carries:
- a CDS encoding efflux RND transporter periplasmic adaptor subunit, with the translated sequence MKRIVSTVLGPFRFAVRRPITTLFLLVALIGGTVVGLTKKGVDVLPPPYSERLRTHTDDLIARSRKAKTYLVAQYEKYFATHEEAVHHEEHKIVVTSPQARDVTITEGYVCQIHSQRHINVCALDGGYLEEIFVKEGQAVKKGDLMFKIVPVLYQAKLEAEKAEADLAQLEYNNTKMLSDSKVVSQNEVLLLQAKLAKAQAKASLARAELNFTNVRAPFDGIIDRLHEQLGSLIKEGDILTTLSDNSVMWVYFNVPEAQYLDYMAALNQHREDPKLELMLAGDRKFPQVGKIGAIEAKFNNETGNIAFRADFPNPDRLLRHGQTGTVLLSRVSKDVTVIPQRATFEILAKRYVYVVGEDGKAHQREISIQNEMDDIFVVNKGVKAGEKIVLEGIRQVHDGEEVHYEFNPPELVMANLKNRAE